A genome region from Haloarcula rubripromontorii includes the following:
- a CDS encoding AbrB/MazE/SpoVT family DNA-binding domain-containing protein — translation MSKTESEKVVSVSSRGQATIPKEFREELGIDTPGRVKFVRTEEGDIVVRPIHSVTDLRGVLEGKTDEQERSATERLQEERAADKASEEELRQRYAGDDEADA, via the coding sequence ATGAGTAAAACAGAGTCTGAAAAAGTGGTATCTGTATCGTCGCGCGGGCAAGCTACTATCCCGAAGGAGTTCCGTGAAGAGTTGGGCATCGACACGCCCGGCCGTGTAAAGTTCGTCCGGACCGAGGAGGGTGATATCGTTGTCCGCCCCATCCACTCGGTTACAGACCTGCGTGGGGTCTTGGAAGGGAAAACCGACGAGCAGGAGCGCTCGGCAACCGAGCGCCTACAGGAGGAACGTGCAGCGGACAAAGCCAGTGAAGAGGAGTTGCGGCAGCGTTACGCCGGCGATGATGAGGCTGACGCATGA
- a CDS encoding PIN domain-containing protein produces MTDGADIPETIVFDAEPLIAYFCNELGSDTVETYVDAVEGAADGYISAINLAEVHYLVRAIDGEERADAVVDVLEESGIRRIDTEQTWSSAADFKFRYSLALGDAFALGTAAHFDGMLLVGADDDYDAVADVPVTRFRTEPA; encoded by the coding sequence ATGACTGACGGGGCTGACATTCCCGAAACGATCGTCTTCGACGCGGAACCACTCATTGCCTATTTCTGCAACGAACTAGGGAGCGACACCGTCGAAACGTACGTCGACGCTGTTGAAGGCGCAGCAGACGGGTACATTTCGGCGATCAACCTTGCCGAGGTCCACTATCTCGTCCGTGCGATTGACGGTGAGGAACGCGCTGATGCCGTCGTTGATGTCCTTGAGGAAAGCGGTATCCGTCGAATCGACACCGAACAGACCTGGTCGTCGGCAGCTGACTTCAAATTCCGCTACTCTCTGGCACTTGGAGATGCCTTCGCACTCGGGACCGCAGCACATTTTGATGGGATGCTTCTCGTCGGGGCCGACGATGATTACGATGCTGTCGCCGATGTCCCGGTCACTCGGTTC
- a CDS encoding nucleotidyltransferase domain-containing protein produces MPNTKETITLALEYPFPQDRVFRYQAMQDVLARLIEEPYEEFTIGQLAEMIDGNQATVSKAVKLLKELGTVQTRQEGRKQYVRIHRDRLTKPDPVLSIPQSEFHRPVRAFVDTVQEKIDHLVGVLLFGSVARGTADRASDIDLLVFVEDDRTQARRTVQSIVSSLQESKFEGNRYTFEALVESTESAKRIGDRLQQQFDEGLILVGTDQLSNIRAEVYANGK; encoded by the coding sequence ATGCCTAATACGAAAGAAACAATCACACTTGCTCTGGAGTATCCGTTTCCCCAGGACCGGGTCTTTCGGTATCAGGCGATGCAGGATGTACTCGCTCGCTTGATTGAGGAGCCATACGAAGAATTCACCATCGGCCAACTCGCGGAGATGATTGACGGGAATCAGGCAACGGTCTCGAAGGCAGTCAAACTGCTTAAAGAGCTTGGCACGGTGCAGACCCGTCAAGAAGGACGGAAGCAATACGTACGTATCCATCGTGATCGACTCACAAAACCTGATCCAGTCCTGTCGATCCCCCAATCGGAATTTCACAGGCCTGTCCGGGCCTTCGTCGATACGGTTCAAGAAAAGATTGATCATCTCGTCGGCGTCCTGCTCTTCGGTAGTGTTGCGCGGGGGACAGCTGACCGCGCAAGTGATATCGACCTTCTTGTGTTCGTCGAAGACGACAGAACACAGGCCCGCCGAACTGTACAGTCAATCGTAAGCTCTCTCCAAGAGTCGAAATTCGAGGGGAACCGCTATACCTTCGAGGCACTTGTCGAATCGACCGAGAGCGCGAAACGGATCGGTGACCGGCTCCAACAGCAGTTCGACGAAGGACTAATACTGGTTGGGACGGATCAGTTGTCCAATATTCGAGCGGAGGTGTACGCGAATGGAAAATGA
- a CDS encoding relaxase/mobilization nuclease domain-containing protein codes for MMLKTDYQEGGAGNLVDYIQRDREQDAGATVDLRNPAGRELSDPEVDQFVDKSREFGFQRHMIVSPDPTGQYSPEEVNANTREFMHSEFAQQPTTDYVYGVHRDTEFPHAHIAATGERAELEMDREDIRQLREQAATVYEEPSRTRDPTATARDAPENLGRVVDQEAREQYHEAELSLNLDAEKALKRASEKSQQKDVGQPTAEKERAESKPEPLSEGAAERAEEQAATEREPEVDLEREQEPEREVGWWQ; via the coding sequence ATGATGCTAAAAACAGATTATCAGGAGGGTGGTGCAGGGAACCTCGTCGATTATATTCAGCGTGATCGCGAACAGGACGCCGGCGCGACAGTTGACCTCCGAAACCCAGCTGGGAGAGAACTATCCGACCCAGAAGTAGACCAATTCGTCGACAAGAGCCGGGAGTTCGGATTCCAGCGACACATGATCGTCTCTCCTGATCCCACGGGACAATACTCACCAGAAGAGGTGAATGCCAACACTCGGGAATTCATGCACAGTGAGTTTGCCCAGCAGCCGACGACTGACTACGTGTATGGGGTCCACAGGGACACAGAGTTCCCACACGCGCATATCGCGGCGACCGGCGAGCGCGCAGAGTTGGAGATGGATCGGGAGGATATCCGACAGTTGCGCGAACAAGCAGCGACCGTGTATGAAGAGCCCTCCCGGACGAGAGACCCAACGGCAACTGCTCGCGATGCTCCAGAGAATCTCGGCCGGGTCGTCGATCAAGAAGCACGGGAGCAGTACCACGAGGCAGAGTTGTCACTGAACCTCGACGCCGAAAAAGCGCTCAAGCGGGCGAGTGAGAAGAGCCAGCAGAAAGACGTCGGACAACCCACGGCTGAGAAAGAGCGCGCTGAGAGCAAACCAGAGCCACTCTCAGAGGGCGCTGCGGAGAGGGCTGAAGAACAGGCCGCAACTGAGCGCGAACCCGAAGTTGATCTTGAACGCGAGCAGGAACCCGAACGCGAAGTTGGGTGGTGGCAGTGA
- a CDS encoding plasmid mobilization protein gives MSEKVTIRLSAEQRKEIVKQANKAGEGVSEYILKATERRISRELQEQRAGELNLGSELEYIADAVVEDVEEATTVDTDQELFYSVALWDLISSEFPAERRATAMEEATGKLEKEVERIRNKEGQE, from the coding sequence ATGAGTGAAAAAGTCACAATTCGGCTGAGTGCAGAGCAGCGAAAAGAGATCGTGAAGCAGGCTAACAAAGCGGGTGAAGGGGTTTCAGAGTACATTCTGAAAGCCACGGAACGGCGTATTTCGAGGGAACTACAGGAACAGCGTGCGGGGGAATTAAATCTTGGATCGGAACTGGAGTACATCGCTGATGCCGTCGTAGAGGACGTTGAGGAAGCAACAACCGTTGATACGGATCAGGAACTGTTCTACTCGGTCGCTCTGTGGGATTTGATTTCCTCTGAGTTCCCGGCAGAGAGGCGCGCTACTGCGATGGAGGAAGCGACAGGGAAACTCGAGAAAGAGGTTGAAAGAATCCGAAACAAGGAGGGTCAGGAATGA
- a CDS encoding type IV secretory system conjugative DNA transfer family protein, with translation MSSSSSAPPGQRSGEVPNSLKYDNVVGFVWAGFMLLFPPMIVDSDKVLPKRFWAWRYIYLGFGLISAAFFYDVLAQTPSTALLFPFAHVLAAVSVGTLFADFTVPGLSLPMLSYSTTVILYAISIGIVFSGELLRRTSPEMLAMNQWDHDDGESVVPLEEVGHEHDDAELPFTLDQDVSTAVVGETGSGKTSMMKLLAYQFPYYSDTAVIAHDTGEDFQAFYEELGFEVQRIRHEDSDVVWNLFKDADSESDFREVAGAIFGEADGHDPFHRPAKQTFAEMLMYLHLSAKKNNRRHALCHADIVSLLNEGHIALKKALDEFDRLDSGHIDPDKGKGAQNVYQTIKENVDPVFTGDFGEYGEFSLQEYIENPEGRVLIIDSNPTELETLGPMYQLLVDWSIRYAMNASNPTVHILDEIDALPALTQVTNLTARGRKHKARALVGVQTIGQLKDTYSTISGIVGNCPQGVYFGPGDSESTDFILDELGESRQYDRSEMVSMSHQGRGENPRTQARDTYKEKDKTPITSGLLRDFQPGECVAVSRTTWVHGQSYELADVRDSLPAQGAESPGSSEPEPTEDDTDIESDSWFSFTRAQLDDIFRGSTGETDDGESRDSGPDRGPEVEPTVDATDGLGDDESTDPLDQTTASTAVTSPDTDHPDLSDLEGKSVDPDQDQQLLDEDGDHSSGTVPDPSSDEMDSAEKEESESPDESDTEGDTDESEQRDEAEASGERRRPSEFM, from the coding sequence GTGAGTTCTAGTTCCTCTGCACCACCAGGACAACGCTCCGGCGAAGTCCCGAATAGCCTCAAGTACGACAACGTCGTCGGGTTCGTCTGGGCAGGGTTTATGTTACTGTTCCCGCCGATGATCGTCGATAGCGACAAGGTCCTGCCAAAGCGGTTCTGGGCATGGCGCTACATCTACCTCGGCTTTGGACTCATCAGCGCGGCGTTCTTCTACGACGTGCTTGCCCAGACACCCAGCACAGCGCTGTTGTTCCCGTTCGCACACGTTCTAGCTGCCGTCTCAGTCGGGACACTGTTCGCTGACTTCACGGTGCCCGGGTTGTCGCTGCCGATGCTCTCGTACTCGACAACGGTGATCCTGTATGCCATCTCCATCGGTATCGTGTTCTCCGGGGAACTGCTCCGCCGGACCTCGCCCGAAATGCTCGCGATGAACCAGTGGGACCACGACGACGGCGAGTCCGTCGTTCCGCTCGAAGAGGTCGGCCACGAACACGACGACGCGGAACTGCCGTTCACGCTCGACCAAGATGTCTCCACCGCCGTTGTGGGCGAGACTGGTTCGGGGAAGACGTCGATGATGAAACTGTTGGCCTACCAGTTCCCGTACTACAGCGATACCGCGGTCATCGCTCACGACACTGGCGAAGACTTCCAAGCGTTCTACGAGGAACTTGGCTTTGAGGTTCAGCGCATCCGCCACGAGGACAGCGATGTGGTCTGGAATCTGTTCAAGGACGCCGACTCGGAGTCTGATTTTCGCGAGGTCGCCGGCGCAATCTTCGGCGAAGCCGATGGTCACGACCCGTTCCATCGGCCCGCCAAACAGACCTTCGCGGAGATGCTGATGTACCTGCATCTCAGCGCGAAAAAGAACAATCGCCGCCATGCCCTCTGTCACGCCGATATAGTCTCGCTGCTCAACGAGGGCCATATCGCGCTCAAGAAGGCACTGGACGAGTTCGACCGACTGGACTCGGGCCACATAGACCCTGACAAGGGCAAAGGCGCACAGAACGTCTACCAGACAATCAAAGAGAACGTCGACCCTGTGTTTACCGGCGACTTCGGAGAGTATGGCGAGTTCTCGCTGCAAGAGTATATCGAGAACCCGGAAGGCCGGGTCCTCATCATCGACTCGAATCCGACGGAACTGGAAACGCTCGGGCCGATGTACCAGTTGCTCGTAGACTGGTCGATCCGGTATGCGATGAACGCTTCAAACCCAACGGTCCACATCCTCGACGAGATCGACGCGCTGCCGGCACTTACTCAGGTAACGAACCTCACGGCACGAGGCCGGAAACACAAAGCACGGGCACTGGTCGGCGTCCAGACAATCGGCCAGCTCAAGGACACGTACAGTACGATCTCTGGGATTGTCGGCAACTGCCCGCAAGGCGTGTACTTTGGCCCGGGTGACAGCGAGTCGACGGACTTCATCCTCGATGAACTCGGCGAGAGTCGGCAGTATGATCGCTCCGAGATGGTGTCGATGAGTCACCAGGGACGCGGTGAGAACCCACGGACGCAAGCTCGGGATACGTACAAAGAGAAGGATAAGACGCCGATCACCTCTGGGCTGCTCCGAGATTTCCAGCCCGGTGAGTGCGTTGCTGTCTCTCGGACGACGTGGGTCCACGGACAGTCCTACGAACTGGCCGACGTTCGCGACAGTCTGCCGGCACAGGGCGCGGAGTCGCCGGGCAGTTCGGAACCGGAACCCACTGAGGATGACACCGACATCGAGAGTGACAGTTGGTTCTCGTTCACTCGTGCGCAACTTGACGATATATTCCGTGGGTCAACTGGTGAGACCGACGACGGTGAGTCTAGAGATAGTGGCCCGGATCGTGGCCCCGAAGTTGAGCCAACCGTCGACGCGACGGATGGGTTGGGCGACGACGAGTCGACCGACCCACTCGACCAGACAACAGCGAGCACTGCCGTCACGTCTCCGGACACGGACCACCCAGACCTATCAGATTTAGAGGGTAAATCTGTTGACCCAGATCAGGACCAACAGCTACTCGATGAAGATGGCGACCACTCCTCTGGTACGGTCCCAGATCCCAGCAGTGACGAAATGGACTCTGCTGAGAAGGAAGAGAGTGAATCACCTGATGAATCGGACACGGAGGGTGATACTGATGAGAGTGAACAGCGGGACGAAGCTGAGGCAAGCGGAGAGCGACGCAGGCCATCTGAGTTCATGTGA
- a CDS encoding SOSS complex subunit B family protein produces MYATNSSGKNASASNQQVPLSTHFEDGPEQLLEAVAETENGNELDFRMNKGSDSRGNYYARQDDYHSYDWTRSTEVGPNRRFGETLEQQEERHGRDAEQARHSEVARAHVDGADREASARQLTDAETERADGFRSPADPRQWMDRDTLARINQQAATLADKTSLSRAAASRRLAALVSGQMGDCDSLYDASFTLFRDAREELQEPTPLADLSPYGYECTVEGEVTHIIEEPDARNQYQVLYIEDDEGTSAKVTVWGKSMHGGEMVRTLHEGDRVRISGGKPDEYDGIKTVAVTSDTLMCIIERGDGPAPTGHGSSMFGSSGESQTVASWEAESDTHAWANERDGDHAVAVTLGKARCRESGCSDLFDTEHGAATHRGVVHGDD; encoded by the coding sequence ATGTACGCTACCAATTCCAGCGGTAAGAATGCATCGGCCAGCAACCAACAGGTTCCCCTCTCGACCCACTTCGAAGACGGCCCCGAGCAACTTCTAGAAGCCGTCGCAGAGACCGAGAACGGCAACGAACTCGACTTTCGGATGAACAAGGGGAGCGATAGCCGTGGCAACTACTACGCCCGTCAAGACGACTATCACAGCTACGACTGGACTCGCTCGACCGAGGTCGGCCCCAACCGGCGGTTTGGCGAAACGTTGGAACAGCAGGAGGAACGCCACGGGCGCGACGCCGAACAAGCCCGACACTCCGAGGTCGCACGCGCTCACGTCGACGGTGCCGACCGCGAAGCCTCGGCTCGCCAGCTCACCGACGCCGAAACCGAACGGGCTGACGGGTTCCGGTCCCCGGCTGACCCCCGGCAGTGGATGGACCGCGACACGCTGGCGCGCATCAACCAGCAAGCCGCGACGCTTGCAGACAAGACCAGTCTGTCCCGAGCGGCCGCGAGCCGGCGACTCGCCGCCCTCGTCTCCGGGCAGATGGGCGACTGCGATAGCCTGTATGACGCTTCGTTTACCCTGTTCAGGGACGCCCGCGAGGAACTACAGGAACCGACGCCTCTCGCGGATCTGTCGCCCTACGGGTACGAGTGTACGGTTGAAGGCGAAGTTACGCACATCATCGAGGAACCCGACGCTCGGAACCAGTACCAAGTCCTCTATATCGAAGACGACGAGGGTACGAGCGCGAAGGTCACGGTCTGGGGCAAGTCGATGCACGGCGGCGAGATGGTCCGCACGCTCCACGAAGGCGACCGGGTGCGAATCTCTGGGGGCAAGCCAGACGAGTACGATGGCATCAAGACCGTAGCCGTCACGAGCGACACGCTCATGTGCATCATCGAGCGTGGCGACGGTCCCGCGCCGACCGGACACGGAAGCAGTATGTTCGGTTCGTCCGGTGAGAGTCAGACGGTGGCCTCGTGGGAGGCTGAATCTGACACCCATGCATGGGCCAACGAGCGGGACGGTGACCACGCGGTCGCCGTGACGCTGGGCAAGGCCCGCTGTCGTGAGTCTGGGTGTTCGGACCTGTTCGATACCGAGCATGGAGCCGCCACCCATCGCGGGGTAGTCCACGGCGACGACTGA